In Candidatus Dadabacteria bacterium, the DNA window TACCACAATGAAAACCCTTTGCAACAACCAGAGCCCTCAACGGGGTCTTCAGCGAAGTTTGGGATTGTCCGAGTGCCGCTTCCCGTCTCTCTGTGTTTTCTTCTCAAAATTCTTTCTCAAAACCTCCGTAAGATCAACTCCCGTCTGGTTCGCTATACATGTTAAGACGAAGAAGACGTCTGCAAGCTCGTCTCCGAGTTCCCGGCGATTTTCATTCCCCTTGAAACTCTGCTCCCCGTATGTCCTGGACATGATTCTCGCCACCTCTCCCACTTCCTCGACAAGCTGCGCGAGGTTGGTAAGCTCGGAGAAGTACCGCACTCCCACTTCCTTTATCCACTCGTCAACTTCCCGCTGATACTCCCTGACCGTTATCTCGCCAGACATAAAACCACCCTCGGCTTCTTAGCGCCCGCAACAAATCCTAAAGTTTTTTCCGTCCCCTTAATTCTACCACCCGAACTCTGAAAGAAGCGATTCCCTCATAACCTCGTAACTACGAGAAACAGAAGGCATCGCGTCGCCGCCCACCCCGCTTACATAAACAATACCCGCAACAGCGTTGGTAAGAAAAGCGTAATCACTTGACAGAAGCTCCTCAAGGGGAAATTTCCCGCAGACGGGCTCATAGCCAAGCCGCCCGGCTGAACGCAAAACGATTTCCCTGGTCACCCCAGGCAAAACGGGGCACTCAGAAGACGGGGTGAAAAGCCTTTTCCCTCTGGTCCAGAAAACATTGTGGCACGAGGTCTCGGCCACCCTGCCGTCGGTATCGAGAAAAAGGGCTTCGCCAAAACCCCTCTCAATAGCCTCTCTCTTCGCCACGATATTTCCCAGATAGTTAAGCGTCTTGTGCGAAAAAAGGCTGCTCTGCGGGGGTCTTCTCTCGCTGCAGACCCAGAGAGAGAGGGCATCCGGGCTCTGCGCACGGGGTCTTACGGACACAAGAAGCGAAGCCGCCCGGGGACGTGAGTGATAAACCGCGCCCCCTTGGGCGAGAAGACAAGCTTTTACGTGCAGATCACCCCCGGGGGACGCTCCCACGGCATCCTCGATTCTGAGCCTTACCCGGGATTCCGGGGGAAACGGGATGCCGAGAAAAGAGGCTCCCTTTCTCATTCTCTCAAGATGCATGGAGAGGAAAACAGGCGGGGATCCCTTCCACCTGAAGCTCTCGAAAACCCCTTCTCCGTAAAAAAG includes these proteins:
- a CDS encoding nucleotide pyrophosphohydrolase, producing the protein MSGEITVREYQREVDEWIKEVGVRYFSELTNLAQLVEEVGEVARIMSRTYGEQSFKGNENRRELGDELADVFFVLTCIANQTGVDLTEVLRKNFEKKTQRDGKRHSDNPKLR
- a CDS encoding aminotransferase class IV gives rise to the protein MEELFFLDGKRLEDVPALRALFYGEGVFESFRWKGSPPVFLSMHLERMRKGASFLGIPFPPESRVRLRIEDAVGASPGGDLHVKACLLAQGGAVYHSRPRAASLLVSVRPRAQSPDALSLWVCSERRPPQSSLFSHKTLNYLGNIVAKREAIERGFGEALFLDTDGRVAETSCHNVFWTRGKRLFTPSSECPVLPGVTREIVLRSAGRLGYEPVCGKFPLEELLSSDYAFLTNAVAGIVYVSGVGGDAMPSVSRSYEVMRESLLSEFGW